One segment of Tamlana crocina DNA contains the following:
- a CDS encoding DUF1080 domain-containing protein, whose translation MKLIKINAFKITLAVMAILCTFNCSNSKKDHVPWKLLIDGNTTNGWHIKGGTATYKVKDGVITGTTVANTPNTFLSTNEFYSDFILELEFLVPQGMNSGVQIRSNSFPYYQNGRVHGYQVEIDPSKRAWTGGIYDEGRRKWLNPLKENTKAQQAFLQNEWNHFRIEAIGDTIKTWINNVPASFLIDDKTASGFIGLQVHRIFEENQAGKNISWRNIKILTEDLEKYTKNTPLQPVITKNSLTMDENLRGWKMLWDGKTTKGWRGAKLDSFPKHGWQIKDGELIVLSSGGAESAAGGDIVTEKLYGDFELKVDFKLTPGANSGIKYYVDTEINKGPGSSIGLEYQILDDALHPDAKLGSHEGSRTVASLYDLIQADSIKPINRIGQWNTAHIISKNNHVEHWLNGTKVLEYERGNDVFKKLVSESKYEKWPNFGLLDKGQILLQDHGDRVAFRNIKIKTY comes from the coding sequence ATGAAACTGATTAAAATTAACGCCTTTAAAATTACTTTAGCTGTAATGGCCATATTGTGTACTTTCAATTGTTCTAACTCCAAAAAAGACCATGTACCTTGGAAATTATTAATCGATGGCAATACAACCAATGGATGGCATATTAAAGGAGGTACAGCCACATACAAAGTTAAAGATGGAGTTATAACCGGAACTACTGTAGCAAATACCCCAAATACGTTTTTATCAACCAATGAATTTTACAGCGATTTTATACTAGAATTAGAATTCTTGGTTCCCCAAGGCATGAACTCGGGCGTACAAATAAGGAGCAATAGTTTTCCATATTACCAAAATGGACGCGTACATGGTTATCAAGTTGAAATAGATCCCTCAAAACGGGCTTGGACTGGAGGCATTTACGATGAAGGCAGAAGAAAATGGCTAAACCCATTAAAAGAGAATACAAAAGCACAACAAGCGTTTTTGCAAAACGAATGGAACCATTTTCGAATAGAAGCTATTGGCGACACCATAAAAACATGGATAAACAATGTACCAGCATCCTTTTTAATTGATGACAAAACTGCTTCTGGATTTATTGGCCTCCAAGTACACCGTATTTTTGAAGAGAATCAAGCTGGAAAAAACATCTCTTGGAGAAACATAAAAATTCTAACTGAAGATTTAGAAAAATACACCAAAAACACCCCATTACAGCCTGTTATTACCAAAAACAGCTTAACAATGGATGAAAACCTGAGAGGTTGGAAAATGCTTTGGGACGGAAAAACCACCAAAGGTTGGCGAGGCGCTAAATTAGACTCATTTCCAAAACACGGCTGGCAAATTAAAGATGGCGAACTTATTGTCCTTTCCTCGGGCGGTGCCGAATCTGCTGCAGGCGGAGACATTGTTACCGAAAAACTATACGGCGACTTTGAGTTAAAAGTAGATTTTAAGTTAACACCCGGAGCCAATAGCGGTATAAAATATTATGTTGATACCGAAATAAACAAAGGCCCTGGGTCTTCAATAGGGTTAGAGTACCAAATTCTAGATGACGCCCTGCACCCAGATGCAAAATTAGGAAGCCATGAGGGCAGCAGAACAGTTGCTTCCCTTTACGACCTAATCCAGGCAGATTCTATTAAACCAATTAACCGTATAGGCCAATGGAATACTGCTCATATCATCTCAAAAAACAACCATGTAGAGCATTGGCTTAACGGTACAAAGGTTTTAGAATATGAACGCGGTAACGATGTCTTTAAAAAATTAGTTTCAGAAAGCAAATACGAAAAATGGCCAAACTTTGGGCTGCTAGATAAAGGCCAAATATTACTTCAGGACCATGGAGACCGTGTAGCTTTCAGAAATATTAAAATTAAAACTTACTAA
- a CDS encoding family 78 glycoside hydrolase catalytic domain — translation MIKTNDYGLKFSLILMKFIPPILMLLFFTNCGQNNTHKVHHSVNINQLYTSHLNFDWQIEGLKKNKQSAYQIIVYAQNPNTKNTANVIWDSGKTESKQQASIPYSGPRLKGGSTYLSEVLIWDESNTVSKSEPQPFIAPLKYPEDWKANWITYDYVPEAALPIFRKSFEINPSTPIDFARLHIAAPGFYEAYINGKKIGKNVLDPAQTNYDDYVFYSTYDIPVEQLTPSNVMGVMLGNGWYNQNLVWSKAMAYGQPVFIAQLEVHYTNGQKEIIETNSSWKWHEGPITFTNIYAGEHYDARAEVENWLSPNLDATGWINAKPSKNHPTKIIKQFAQPIKVMDSIVPKKIKPSENGSYIFDFGQNFTGWVKLQVTANKGQEITMRFSEELDKRGQMDFRSTGVKATKNIQTEKYTAKGTEMETWEPRFTYHGFRYVEVSGLNKQPSKDLLTGMVVYSSMNETGQFHSSEPNINKLHELTNWTLKSNLQGIPTDCPHREKCGWTGDAHALAKTLIYNFDSQKFLTKYIFDMRSSGRKAQRELYFGRNFHDRSIITKPKGITTMIAPGRRTSGVASPDWGTAIVQLPWYLYLHYADKAALKAFYPDMKTWVEYVHAKNENGIIPHGLGDWCPPGGNVNIDCPVPISSSAFHILDVSIMKKTAAALGLIDDEKHYSEMEKNLVSSFNQTFLNKESITYGSQTANSLALDIGIVPEQYQTGVAKAIVDESHNKFNGFLNTGIFGISRIFKVLCENGFEDEAYRLLSKKGNHSFETLWQHYDATTLWEILPTSTDDELYDVLMLRSHNHPMQGGFDAWFYSGIAGINPSEEQPGFEKIILKPYLTKQLQHAEASYNTKYGTIESKWKNENDTFIWEIRIPKNSSAEVFLPTYGKNVSLLINGESVNLNVSKSMFSSIGTFEDGHYIVEMTQKKN, via the coding sequence ATGATAAAAACAAATGATTACGGATTAAAGTTTAGTTTAATACTCATGAAGTTCATACCCCCAATTCTTATGCTTCTTTTTTTTACAAATTGTGGCCAAAATAACACCCATAAAGTTCACCATAGTGTTAACATAAATCAGCTTTACACATCGCATTTAAACTTTGATTGGCAAATAGAAGGGCTAAAAAAAAATAAGCAAAGTGCTTACCAAATTATTGTGTATGCCCAAAACCCAAACACAAAGAACACTGCCAATGTCATTTGGGATTCTGGAAAAACAGAAAGCAAACAACAGGCTAGCATACCTTACTCCGGGCCACGTTTAAAAGGTGGATCAACTTATTTATCTGAAGTCTTAATTTGGGACGAAAGCAATACCGTTTCCAAAAGCGAACCGCAGCCATTCATAGCGCCTTTAAAATACCCTGAAGACTGGAAAGCCAATTGGATTACTTATGATTATGTGCCCGAGGCTGCTTTACCCATATTTAGAAAGTCATTTGAAATAAACCCGAGCACACCCATTGATTTTGCAAGATTACACATTGCCGCACCTGGGTTTTATGAAGCCTACATTAATGGCAAAAAAATAGGAAAGAATGTTTTAGATCCAGCACAAACTAATTATGATGATTATGTTTTTTATTCGACTTATGATATTCCTGTAGAACAGTTAACCCCCTCAAACGTTATGGGTGTAATGCTTGGAAACGGGTGGTACAATCAAAACTTAGTTTGGTCAAAAGCCATGGCTTACGGCCAGCCAGTTTTCATTGCCCAATTAGAAGTACATTATACCAATGGCCAAAAAGAAATTATTGAAACCAATAGTTCCTGGAAATGGCACGAAGGGCCAATAACTTTCACAAACATATACGCCGGCGAACACTATGATGCCAGAGCAGAAGTAGAAAATTGGCTAAGCCCCAACTTGGATGCCACTGGGTGGATTAATGCCAAACCATCAAAAAATCACCCCACAAAAATCATAAAACAATTTGCCCAACCCATAAAGGTTATGGACAGTATTGTTCCCAAAAAAATTAAGCCTTCAGAGAATGGCTCTTATATTTTTGATTTTGGGCAAAACTTTACCGGATGGGTAAAATTGCAAGTAACAGCTAACAAAGGCCAAGAAATAACTATGCGCTTTTCTGAAGAGCTAGATAAAAGAGGACAAATGGACTTTAGATCTACCGGTGTAAAGGCCACAAAAAATATCCAAACTGAAAAATACACGGCAAAGGGCACTGAAATGGAAACTTGGGAACCTCGATTTACCTATCATGGTTTTAGATATGTAGAGGTTTCTGGATTAAACAAACAGCCATCTAAAGACCTCTTAACAGGTATGGTGGTTTACTCTTCAATGAATGAAACGGGGCAATTCCACTCGTCTGAACCAAATATTAATAAACTGCACGAATTAACCAATTGGACATTAAAAAGTAACTTACAAGGCATACCCACTGATTGTCCGCACCGAGAAAAATGTGGATGGACCGGTGATGCCCATGCCTTAGCAAAAACATTGATCTATAATTTCGATTCCCAAAAATTCCTAACAAAATATATATTCGATATGAGGTCTTCTGGGCGTAAGGCTCAAAGAGAGCTTTATTTTGGAAGAAACTTTCATGACCGTAGCATTATTACAAAACCAAAGGGCATTACCACCATGATTGCTCCAGGCAGAAGGACAAGCGGTGTAGCCTCTCCCGATTGGGGAACAGCCATTGTTCAACTACCATGGTATTTGTATTTGCATTATGCAGATAAAGCCGCCCTTAAAGCATTCTACCCAGACATGAAAACTTGGGTTGAGTATGTTCATGCCAAAAACGAAAATGGCATAATACCCCACGGCTTAGGCGACTGGTGCCCTCCAGGCGGCAATGTAAACATTGATTGCCCTGTTCCTATTAGCTCGTCTGCCTTCCATATTCTTGATGTGTCTATAATGAAAAAGACAGCTGCCGCATTAGGTTTAATAGATGATGAAAAGCATTATTCAGAAATGGAAAAAAATCTTGTTTCAAGTTTCAATCAAACTTTTTTAAACAAAGAGTCAATAACTTACGGCAGCCAAACCGCTAATAGTTTGGCTTTAGACATAGGAATTGTACCAGAGCAATACCAAACTGGCGTAGCCAAGGCCATTGTTGATGAAAGCCACAACAAATTTAACGGATTTTTAAATACTGGCATTTTTGGTATCTCTAGAATTTTTAAAGTATTGTGCGAAAATGGTTTTGAAGACGAAGCCTATAGACTCCTTTCGAAAAAGGGGAACCACAGTTTCGAAACCTTGTGGCAACACTACGATGCCACCACTTTATGGGAAATACTTCCAACCAGCACTGATGATGAACTTTACGATGTTTTAATGCTTCGTTCGCACAACCACCCCATGCAGGGCGGGTTTGATGCTTGGTTTTATTCTGGTATTGCAGGCATCAACCCTTCTGAAGAACAACCTGGATTCGAAAAAATTATACTCAAACCCTATTTAACAAAACAATTGCAGCATGCTGAAGCCTCTTACAACACAAAATACGGGACTATAGAAAGTAAATGGAAAAACGAGAACGATACTTTTATATGGGAAATCCGAATCCCTAAAAACAGCTCTGCTGAAGTATTTCTTCCTACTTATGGCAAGAACGTTTCCTTACTTATAAATGGAGAGAGCGTAAATTTGAATGTTTCAAAAAGCATGTTCTCATCAATAGGAACTTTTGAAGATGGACATTATATTGTTGAAATGACACAAAAAAAGAACTAA
- a CDS encoding glycoside hydrolase family 88 protein translates to MKKVYLKALVAFGVLAITSCKLISQSASIEDKMVKALEWQEQHPIFAISPTDWTNGAYYTGVVRAHQATKNQIFLAALKTMGYNNQWETLKRYHHADDIAIVYPYLYIDGTRKDLVNLEPSSTFIDKHLFEPNPWRHGPKDSLTHILWWWCDALFMAPPVLASYSKNKNDSSFLDEMHKYYMETYNLLYDQEEHLFARDLRFVWKGDKNDKKAENGRKIFWSRGNGWVLGGLALVLDDMPKDYKHRAFYENLFKEMAFKIKSIQSEDGLWRTSLLDPDSYSHGETSGSGFFTFALAWGVNNKLLSKQEFMPTIQKAWKALEDCQQENGMVGWVQNIGDAPTGAGAKSWQNYGTGAFLLAGSEVMRLE, encoded by the coding sequence ATGAAAAAAGTGTATTTAAAAGCATTGGTTGCCTTTGGGGTATTGGCCATAACGTCCTGCAAATTAATTTCGCAGAGTGCAAGCATAGAAGATAAAATGGTAAAGGCTTTAGAATGGCAGGAACAACATCCCATTTTTGCCATTTCTCCAACAGATTGGACCAATGGTGCCTATTATACGGGGGTGGTGCGTGCCCATCAAGCCACTAAAAATCAAATATTTCTTGCAGCTCTAAAAACCATGGGATATAATAACCAGTGGGAAACGCTTAAACGCTACCATCATGCAGACGATATTGCCATTGTCTATCCATATTTATACATAGACGGCACGAGAAAGGATTTGGTGAACCTAGAGCCATCCTCCACTTTTATTGATAAACACTTATTTGAACCCAATCCATGGAGACATGGCCCTAAAGACAGTTTAACCCATATTTTATGGTGGTGGTGCGATGCCCTGTTTATGGCACCTCCTGTTTTGGCGAGTTACTCCAAGAATAAAAACGATTCTTCTTTTTTAGATGAAATGCATAAATATTATATGGAAACGTATAATTTACTTTATGATCAGGAGGAGCACCTTTTTGCAAGAGACCTCCGCTTTGTATGGAAGGGAGATAAAAATGATAAAAAAGCCGAAAATGGAAGAAAAATATTTTGGTCTCGAGGGAACGGATGGGTTTTAGGGGGGCTAGCCTTAGTTTTGGATGATATGCCAAAAGATTATAAACACAGAGCTTTTTATGAAAATTTGTTTAAAGAGATGGCTTTTAAAATAAAATCGATTCAATCTGAAGATGGTCTATGGAGAACCAGTCTTTTAGATCCAGATTCTTATAGTCATGGGGAGACCAGTGGCAGCGGATTTTTTACATTTGCTTTGGCATGGGGAGTTAACAATAAGTTACTTTCTAAACAAGAATTCATGCCAACTATACAAAAGGCATGGAAGGCACTTGAAGATTGTCAGCAAGAAAACGGTATGGTAGGTTGGGTACAAAATATTGGAGATGCACCAACTGGAGCTGGCGCAAAGAGTTGGCAAAACTATGGTACAGGAGCCTTTTTGTTAGCAGGAAGTGAAGTAATGAGATTAGAGTAA